The genomic region tattggCTTGATTGTTCAAAACTCTTGTTAAGGAGCTTACATTAacaatgggctgattgttcaaaacCTTGTTAAAATTCACATTATTGTTAACAGCATTGTTGTTAACCTTAAAAggtgaaatgttttatgatatgcttatatatttgcataaaacaagtacagctgaaacagttgtcataaatcttgttagaaatactgcagatcacagaTGTATCCGTTAAACTTCCAGTGCAGTATTCATTTGAACTATCTGCCCAATCAGTGTTAAATCCTATATGTTACCATTGAATATTTATTACCTAAGCATAATGCTAACACAAATCAGTCCTAGATAAgcattcaaacattttgttttaattcttatGTTTCAAGCATGGACCCCCTCACCTAACAAACTTGATGGTTCAGCCTGGGCAACCGCAGCCACTTCAACaccaacagcaacaacaacaacagcagatACCACAGCAACAGCAATTCCAGGAGTCACCACAGCCACAGCCTGACCAGATCTATCAAGGACAGGTAATAAGACTTCTTAAATTAAGTTATAAGTTTgctttatgcttatttttctaattttgatATGTGAATCACTGAAACAGTTTACAAGTTGTTGATGAGTAAAAGAAACCATGAACAAAACACTATTGTTCTGAAAATGTCTGAAGACCATGCAAAGTTACACATTTGTACGACTCTcacaaattcttttttttttgatagGTTGTTCAGCAAATAGCTCCACCCCAGCAGGTTCTAGTTGAGGCTGGTCAGCCCCAGCAGGTAATATATAGCCAGTCTGGAGCTCCACAGGTGCTGgttcaacaacaacagcagcctGTACCGCAGCCTCAGTACAGCTTCCAAGGGCAGCATCCCATAGCTGGGTCCCCTCAGCCCCTCCCTGGGGCTCCTCAGTTAGTCCCGGGCATTCAGCAGCCCATACAGCTTCAGCCCGGTGGCCCTGGTCAGCCACAGTTTGTGCAGCAGCAGCCGCCGCCCCAGATGTTTTCAcctcaacaacaacagcagatGCAACAAGCACAgattcaacaacaacagcatcagcagcagcatcaacaGATGCACCAACAACCATTGCAGCAACAACAACCACTTCATCATCAACAGCAGCCCCCTCAGCAACTGCCACCACCGCAACAGCAGCAACTACCACCAAGTGCCCAGCAACAACAGTTGCCCCCACAACCAGCAGGACAGATCCCCCAGGAGCAACCTAGGTCAGTTTCCAATCAAATTCTTTAGTATGAAATAATGCTACCTTACAGCTGCATAAAGTTATGGATGTTTCATTTCCGAAAATTATCACAAGGTGTTTATTTGCATGGGATTAAACCTGGTAGCTTCATaattggtattaaatattttcttggcTATAACTTGTGCAGAATACAGAAAAGACTGTAATATCTTTAAGCAGTACTTATTCTTacatatttattgcatttatacaGGTCAGAGAGTGGTAGCCCAGCCCCCAGTTCCCAACCCGGCTTCCCAGCTGCAACACCTCCCGAGGACAAGACCTTGATGCCACCTCCACCCCCACCAGGTATGAAACATTCTCAGCCTAAATGGTTTATCAATACATAGAGTTAGTGacatttcattcttttttacTTATATTCAGGGCCTTatacaactttaaaacattttcagggGTTCTTAAGTTCAGGATTAATCATGAAATCAGGATCCAGAGCTTTTAACTTCAGACTTTTGTACAGCTTTTACTTCTAAAGGCTGTGTTTTGCTCAGACGTTTGCATAAGAAATAGCAGGAAGTACCTGAactgaatataaatgcattcagAAACAATAACTAAACAAGGCCTTTAACCTTCGTTTGGCCTTAATCTCTCATACTCAATCAGATGCCCAGCTATTTGTTCAgcattgttatttatcagcTGTTGATAGTACCCCTGCATCTAAAACTGATCCTTTAAGTTGAAATTTTATTCCTTAACTTCTGCTTTCCCCGAAATGTCAATTGTTGTTCTTTCAAAGGTATGACAGGAATCAAAAGACAGAGCATGTCACCTCTGCCTGTTACTGAACCAAGGAAGAAAGTAAAAGGTATAAAAGTAGAAAATTAGGtctttatttcctttaaataataaagtcGTAAAGTCgtctgcagccaattgtataaaactggctAATTCTTTGGTTTTGTCAAATTTAGCCCAAATGtccattgattggtcaatatttttccaataatgaccattaaccaatcaaatcaattaattgtacaaactagccaaaagataatatggacaactttttaaattttattgattttgctTCTGAAGCTTTGGCGATCAGTTCATAGTTAATGATGAGTTTTCCAGATCAAATAACAACACTAAAACACTATCAGTACAATATTAACACTaagaattaaatgaaaatgcttGTGCATAGATTTTGTCCACAGCAGTAGTTgcacatactttatatattcCCATACATCGCTCAGGTCGTGGTGAAGAAGAGGAAGATGATGTTGACATCCCATCGTCGATGGCCAGCCAGGTTAAGGAACTGAAGAAATACTCATTCAACCAGTACTCTGGGGGCCCTCAGCTTTACCACCCCCCATCCTCCCAAGGAGCGTACGGAGGCCAGTACGGGGGCCAGAATGGACAGCATGGAGGGTCAGAGTATGGGGGCTTTCAGCAAGACCAAGGACCGTTCCAGCAGAATCAGAACCAGTTTGGTATGGCACCTCTTCTTTAATACTCTTCACTTCGCTTTCtatttctttatctttatttcagTGCACAAATAATTGAtcttatttgataatttttatcaacaatgaaattataatataacaatgaaatatatttcttaaagggactagacaccagatagccgaaaaatctgcaaatacagtatttcatcaaaacaagCCTAAAATTGTCAATGCTGGTAGGAGGCcgataaaacattttacatggtaaaagaaaaatacatcaatcatgttgctgtctcttCTGAGTTTCCTTATTTAAAgagcataatggtttcccagtttaaatcatatatatttatgagcAGAGATATTGACCctatttttaaaacttactgTATTTACGTGGAAGCCAACCCCGAAagttttgaattggaaaaatgtgcaaaaactgtgaaagatgcatgtgttaTAAGCGATGTGACACATAAGTAAGAAAGATTCGATGCATTATAGTTTGTACACagcgatatcaattttatgcaagtttttgacaaatttcttttGTAATTGCAATAATGACAGTCACATTTCCACTAGCAGGATCCCCACAGACTAGCAGCTACGGTGGAAGCAGTGTGGGCTCCAGTTTCCCTCAGTACAGTGTGTCCTCCTCCCCCTCATCCTACACCCAGGCAACATCCCAGCAGCCCACACCCTCATTTACCAACCAGCCCCCGCCTCCCCCACCCCCGCTATTTGACGAGGCAGGTTCACAGTCACCAGGCCGGAACGAGGAAAAGGGAAGGGGCTTTAATTCCAAGTTCATGCCAATGGCGGCTGGCCGGGATGACCTGTCGCAGCCtcctccacctccaccacctCGACAATACTGGTGAATGGATTTATGATGAAGTGGGAAACAATCTCAGTAGTGTTGAACTTGGAAGAACACTCCAGTTACATAACTAGTAAACTGGGAAATGCGCTAAGTCCAATGACAATGAACTTGAGAGGATTTGTCAGTACTTATGTGAAACAATATGCATTGACCAAGAGTTATACAGCCTATACCAGATCTGATCTCTTTAGGCATTATGTCTTTGAATTACCGGTATCTGGAAAAAAATAGAACAGTAGTGTGGAAATAATCAAGTGGCCAAAATAAGACATCAAAGTTAAGAAGTTAACTAGTTGATTGAAGCTGATACAGATAAACATGGAGTTATGTTATCAGAGtcgatattcataaaacatctaagACATTTCCTAAATGCAGTCATTTTCTTAAGATAAGTATCTCAATGATCATATGCTTAAGATAAGTATCTCAATGATCATATGCTTAAGATAAGTATCTCAATGATCATATGCTTAAGATATGTATCTCAATGATCATATGCTTAAGATAAGTATCTCAATGATCATATGCTTAAGATAAGTATCTCAATGATCATATGCTTAAGATAAGTATCTCAATGATCATATGCTTAAGATAAGTATCTCAATGATCATATGCTTAAGATAAGTATCTCAATGATCATATGGTGAAACAACTTATAAATATCTAATGTACCTTAATTTCAGTGATTTGATTGAAAATACATTCtttatgtcaaacacatgtatactttcttttaatttgactataaAGATTTTAAGAACTCAGCTTGAGTTAAGAAATtgcttaagatattttatgaataccagcacTGATCTACAATAATTCGAAATTTCGATGCCTTGTGACACCATATTACGTTGGTATTGTTTGAAATGGTTAAATGTGAAgagaaataattgattaaattacACCGATCAAAATTGGCAAATTGTCTCAATTGaccatgaaacattaaatatcaatcaTTTCATTTCAACTTAAAGATGTTGAttgacattgttttatattgtttaattaagtttattgtactttgttttgttttgtgttcataCATGCGAAGAAATGGGGAAATTTGAAAGAGATGGTTGATAGGATTGAAAGAAGAAACTGTCTGGACAAGATTCAAAGACTGGTAGATTTACATGGATACAATGTCGTTCTTGGACAATCAGATTTTGCAAATACATGTTGTGTGTTCTCATTATCTTCATCAAACTGCAACTTGGGTGCAAGACAGTGctgtttgaaagaaaacaatttcaGAGGTTTACATTCTTTGAAAGAAACAATTGCAATTTTCttgcaatgtatatatatatatatatatttataacccTAAAATGAACTTGACATGTTTAAGTACTTATACTTAACTCTAAACAAAATTCATGCTTGTAAGGGTGTGGTATGATAAAATAACCaatgtgtataataatatatgtatatatgtgtgagAATTATcctatatgtatgtatatgtgtgaGTAGAATTACATGTGTAACATGAAACAGTgctgcatttttgtacatacaGTGTTAGCTATGACCAcgttttgatatatatttaagtttttttctgttaaagaTTATTTGTATGCCAGATGGATGCATAACTAGGGCACATGTTTTGTGAGAATTTCCTCCCctttatcatgttttatcacAAGCTGTGTCAACCATGTGTCAATTTCCTCCCCTTGATCATGTTTTATCACAAGCTGTGTCAATCATGTGTCAATTTCCTCCCctttatcatgttttatcacAAGCTGTGTCAATCATGTGAGAATTTCCTCCCctttatcatgttttatcacAAGCTGTGTCAATCATGTGTCAATTTCCTCCCCTTGATCATGTTTTATCACAAGCTGTGTCAATTTCCTccctttatcattttatatcacaAAATGGGTCAATCTCCTCCACTTGATCAATTTATATCACAACATGGGTCAATCTCCTCCCCCTTTATCATGTTCCTCTCATTTATCATGTTAAAGCACAAAATGTGTCTTTTTCTTCCCCTTTTTCACAATGTCTTTccttttatcatgttttaacaTGAACTTTTTCCTCCTCCTATCATGTTATACCATGAAATGTGTCAATTTCCTCCCCTTTATCATATAACACCATGAAATGTCCCTTTATCATGTTCTTTACCAGGAAATGTGTCAATTTTACCAGGAAATGTGTCAGTTTCCTATCTTTTATCATGTTATGCCATGAAATGTATCAACTTCCTCCCATTTATCATTTTACCTGTCTGTTAGGCGATTGTTCAAGCATATAAATCCACTTGCTTTGTTTTGatcatattgaaaaataaatgaaacgaagacatatacattattcatttatttattaataagtagaaaaagtaaaaacttgtACATGGGTTTGTAAAAAGGTCATAAAACACTTATGTTAgaaacataataaatagaatatatgtacatgaaggTATAATAGGCTTGGAACATTACTGCagttataaattaattgtaaaaacaatgaatatgtaaaaaatgataAGTACCAGCATTTCAGTAGAACCTTTGTTCTATGTTACCAACTATTCAACATCATTATGCTCAACTATATACAGTCGTTactcgttatgtcgaactcAGTTACCTCGATGTTCCGGTTTATATGTCGAACTTTTTTTCGAATAATTTTTTTAGTTAGACATATTTTGTGTTTCGGTTATATCTaagttcgttatctcgaagtatttcccgaggtcTCAAGGTCATCGACATAATGAGTTTTGACTGTAATGTAATTCATCTTCACATAAATCATACAAGGGATATTGCAAATATTTCTTCCTGGATGCCCTTGAAATCACCATCCTGTTTGAACCTCAAACTTCGGGTTATGGCCATTGATAAAATGATTTCTATAAGATTGAGTGGCTCGTTACAACTGCCTTTAATGAAGACCAGCTAGTATTAGCCTTCCGGGGTCGGTGGGTAACATGGCGTTCGAGGAAGCGCTGATGGGGCTTGTGTTGATAGGTCCGAGTCCGATGTTGGAGCCCAACCATCCTGCTGATGCTAGACCATGCCGAGCAGGGAGAATTGGTCCATGGTTGAGGGGCCCCGGATGGATGGCCTCCCGTCCACCTCCACATCCTGCAAGAAAACGTTAACCATCAAGTTGTTAAAAGCAGTTGACAAGATATATAGCGCTAAAAAGCGCTCACACCAGTTTATATAGATTACACCCAACCCCTTCTATTTCCAATAACACACATTAATTAGAATACAGCCTACATtcacagccaatgaaattgcaaataGGCAATCAcataagtactaggcttaatcattaagaattttaactttcgcgggtgtgtaaaggtccgcccactgccacttATCCGATACGCAATACCTGCGTccgattttgcgttgacaatgtgtcagccaatgaagTTGTATtgtaagtcagttagatgacctgaattgaATTCTTAACGATTAAGTGGGGCTTATTTGTTACGCTTACTCTTTACCATTAAgcttttaattcatgtcatatAACTTTTACATAGTTCAGGTCAGCGGGCAACAATTTTCACTGTTACCTCACACTTTGACCCGCTAGCACACTGTTACGCGCTAACATTTTGGTACGGTGCGATACGtggtttattttcaacatttcgTCTGTGTCGTTCAAGCGCTTTGTTTACCTTTTGGTATCAGACGACAACGAAGAGGTTCGCAACAATTTTAagtagtaaaatgtaagttttattcGGTATCATCAAATGAATATTGCCCACCTAAAGCCTCGCTCGAGTTTTGCCTCGGTTTGACAAAATTCACTGTTCTCCTCGAGGGaggcaatatttatataatacaaactgGTCTGAGCGCTTTGTGACGGTGTACGCATAGTGTTCTTACGATCAACATTTAAAGATCCAGTTGTCTAGTTAACACTGGTTAGCGCAGTCGCTTATCACCTCGGCGACCAGGGTTCGATTCCCGCGCCTGGGCAcatttgagtttggtttgtCGTCTCCATGCcgaacaagtgggtttcctccgagtattccggtttcccccacaacgcAAGACCACACTCGCGTGACATCATGcgaacgagagtgattaatataatgttgaatatttgtttcacaatcgtttgAATAAGGTTAAACTATTtagttttttattataaatatgaaagaGCATCGCAAAGTCGCATAGACAGAGTAATTTTGCATTAGCAGTGTAATTTAAACACACTGCgcaaattttaaaccaaatatttaaacatgctttttgAAGTAAACTGGACTCTTCTAATTAAGCAATGCACAAACAGTTACCGAGCTCTTTTCTGACACGTCTGAAATGGCCTTGAGAACTTCGAGACACTTCATTTGCTTGGCACGTGTGTACAGTGACGTCAGAACATGGTCGCACGTGTAAGTAGAACACGCAGAACTCCGGGAGTCGCACGTCTCGTactgaaatgtacatgtaatttgaacagtgttaaaataaatagtcATTGAAGTTAACTGTGGTTCACGTAGCGTCCTACTCCCATCTCCCAACTGTTCAGATCAGGGACATAGTATTTGATAACAGCCCTCATCCATTCCGTATATTTGTCAATAGAGTTTATAggtaaataaacacatttttatttactctttatATAAGCTTTTTATAAGATGGCAAATGTACTTTTATGTAAGTAAACGAATATGAtgacatttttaacattataatttttaagCACAAAAACACCAGACAGTCACatgtaaactatataaaaaGTGATTGTAATCTGGAAGAGGTCGCGCGCACCTGTTTATATATGTCAGTACGCATGCCATGGCGGATGAGACAGACGGCGATTGATTGACGTCCAGTGTCCACGCACGTGAAGAGCACGTTGGCGTACCGATTGACGTCACCACGGTCCGTGAGCCCGTGCACCAGATCCTCTACATCACGGACGTCGCCGCGCTGGTGGGAGGGAGatgatttaaattgaatattaaaacaatcatgTTTAAGTGTTTCGGACAAAATATCACAACGCTTTCGCAACCAAATGTGTATTATAATCAagtttattcttaaaatattgttgttgagCATGACTTATAAAAAAACGTATATACCTTCACGGCCTTGTTGAGCGAGTGCTCAAAGTTTGTTTCAGCGAGGTAGACGTCCATGGTAAAAGCGTTCAACGCCCGCTGGAGACGGATATACTCATCCTTGCCGCATGCGTCAACTTGGTAAGCGGCCGGAAGTCGACCCGCCTGTAATTGGTTATGGttaatgtgaaataaaacaagattagGAGGTCAAGTGGTAGAAAAACCTTTTATGTTCTCTGTAGAACAGTTTTACCTGATCGTCATGAATCACGGTCAAATTACAGTTTTTATTGATAATCAATGAACTGTTGGTCATCAGATTAAAAATCGTGGGTCGTTAGAGAAGAAAAAacgaaatacatatatatacgaTCTATATCCAATTTCTATaacgtttttaaaaaacatacattcattggaactgaaataataataccgtttaaaacaaaatcacgGTTGCAACACATGTGTATACAATACCTCGAATGACATTGCTCCTATTATTTGTGCACTACagtcaaaacaattatttttttacctagACTATTATTTCTTGCGCAATATTTGAGAGTGTTTCCTATTTTTCGTCTATACACTAACTCCCATGTCGGAACGATAACAAGAAGGCGGAGCTTAATCGTTCAATAACTAGTCTGTGGATAATTACAACGCATAAGTATTCCTATACAGTACTATTAAACGTTGTTCTTAGCAACACGGTGCAGAACAGTTACGTAATTACCTAcctttgcccccccccccccaccctttAAACCGTCCAAGTCGACtttttaaatgtaagaaaaaaatattaaacgcCCAAAATGCATCCTTTCgaactagaaattgttaaaatgttcttgagATATAATTTACCCCAAACCACattgccaacattttaaacataataaatttcggttctgagggaggagctCAAGAAGTCAAGTCAAACGCTTGCGCCCCTCAAATGTCAAATCCTGGACCCGGCCCTGTTAACTTCAAAGACTACAATTGTGGCaagatttaaaagaaatccTTAATCAGTatgctaattaattaatttaaacatttcaaggAACTGTTTTAACGTTTTGCTTTGCATCTGATACTGTTATAGCCTTTGAGCAAATATGTATTACAAACGTATTGCTCAATTACTTCGTATATATAGTGCTCGGAAACCCGATTCATTAGAACTCATGGGAAAACTTAAATATCATGAGTTCTATTAGGCAATCAACTTTGACAGATTATCCATGGTCTGCATCACGCTAATCCAGAATCGATCTTTTAAGGTTGTTGCGAAAAGTGCACAGACAGGTAAGAGCGACTCCTGgttcaataaaatgtaatagTGCATATCACTGGCACACGGGTCATCCGTTTAAGCTGTCCCTCCCAGAAGACAGTTAGAATTGTGTTGAGTCAGAGGATCGATCCTGCGACCTCTGGGTTGGCGGTCAAATTTGTTACATCTAGACCACTAGACCTAGGAACCTGAAGTGCGCATCTTATCACAAATTGTACCTAGTTCGTTACGCACCCAGTCATAACGCACCCAGCCAGTACGCACCCAGTCATAACGCACCCAGCCAGTACGCACCCAGCCAGTACGCACCCAGTCATAACGCACCCAGCCAGTACGTACCCAGTCAGAGACGTTGGTGTCAGCGCCATGTAGCTGGAGGTAGTTAACTAGGCTCGTCCCTTCCGTTACAAGATACGCGTAATGTAGCGCCACTCGACCAAGCTGCAAACAAGAGCAGCGACTTTTTATCCATAAGAGTTGGTCACGAACAGTTTGATGGACTTAATAATGTTGACTACAGTTGTGGAAACCAAATATTGTAGCGGCGACTTTAAAGAAAGATTAAAAAGCAATATCACTTCTTCCATTATATTACATATTGATCAAGgtatttacttaatatattttcaaagtttgcgCATCTACTGACAGAAACATCAAATATTAGTTTCTTAGATATTTACATAAGATTTAAATTGATGTCCAGCGTCGATGGGTCgcacaaaatacacataattGTTATTCAATCAAAATACTTAGTGGTTGGTACCAGTCAAAAACGGATTCAAATTTGTTCGCTTACATTATCCTGTACGTCTATGATATGCCCGTATGTCTGAATGATGAATTTGATGAGCTCTTTCTTCTTATTAAGGATGGCCTTGTGGAGCACAGTGCGGCCACACTTGTCACGTGCACATACCAACTTCCGGCTTGCCAGCCGCCGAAGCTCCTCAGTCCCGCCCGTATCCGCCGCCCgcagcatcatcatcacctGGTGCTGAAACATGTGATGTAGGAGATACAGCTTGTACAGTGGAGCCCCGTTgcctcccagggaccggcgaaaatagcctcgaaaaattcgagtcaacaagaaattcgagccaagcgagtccgagccaatggggtttgactgtactgATTTagtttttatctgtacacaaatcatacgcTTTTTATCATCAAgccaaatgaattaaacattataatgccCCACCTCCCCTGAAAGATTTACGTTATTCATTCCAACGACTTATTCCTTAAAATAGCGAATGCATATTAAGAACGAAGAAAAAAAACTCCATTTAAAGATGTAGCTTTAATGGACAATGCTAGTAATTAAATACAGTTCCCACGGTAAAATCTAATTGTTGATTGGTTGATTCTTTCATCTTCATAAACTTAATTAACGTCTTTTAGGCTGCAGGCCGCAGACCGACGGCCTTAAGTTCAGTTATCGTCAGAtatactttttgacatgacatatTCAAAGAATTAATGCGCCGGGGGCTACAAAATTGGATGTATAATGTTATGCGGTTTACAATAGTGCGAATTAAAAGACcacttttatttacatacattaatAAGATTGCAAAGCTTATGTGAATTTAAAACATGTCGAAGTTTCTTAGATAAATATTGGTGCGGAATCGAGGGGAATagattattataaataaatacgctaaaatggaaatatgttcagtaagagaaaaaaaaatcggatAGCAATAAACTTGCGAGATAAAAGCGATGCGCATATATCCTAAACACATAGGTTTATTAGCCACTGTTATGAAAATAGCTAACTATTAAAATTCATCAGATTACATATTCTAAGGTAATGACAACCTCTTAtcggtaatgcaccagtcaattgtaaccccccccccctctcttatcggtaatgcaccagtcaattgtaaccacgccccccaggtccggatgtatgccggggaaatgggccgtgttttaccttccaggtggccccgcagtgccgtgGTGAATGCCGTGGTTTTGAGTTCgcaaaaatatagcggggaatgggccttacctagccctgggtgcgggggcattcaCCCgaggttggctggaccgaaagtcaaagtccccgctattccccggacctgggtgggAAAGGCAGCTCATTTAGGGAATGAacgttgaggtgtaaatatattatatcaagCATGCTACCTACCTGTATTGCTCTTATTTTCTCCATAAACAAAACCATTTCTTCCTTGTTTGGATTAAGCGTCTGAAAATGTCTAAACGTCTGTGTTATATTTATTCCTTTATTGTCTGTTATGTCCAGTATATGATCGTATCCCTGAAACACAATCGACTGGAGTTTTTCTAAATCACATTCTTTCACTATCTCAGTCACATGTTCATcgatagttgtcaaatatttcgTCTTTTTCAAGTTTTCTGCGTAGTCTCTTGCCGTCCGCCCCTTGGCGTCCCTTGCGGCGACGTCGACGCCATATTTGAAAAGTGCGCGGATAAACTGAGAGGAGAGATCTCGGTCTATCGCCCGGAAAAGGAGTGTCTGTCCGCTCTGGTTCCGCACGGACATGTCTGCCACTCGCAACACCTTGTGAACAAGGGTGTCCGGGGGACGCGGCTCGCTTGAGATCAGCTGAAACGAAAATGACAAGTTCTAGACCTCTGCCAATTGATAACATTCATCAGtgtaaaaataacatacattAATATAGGTTTTCAAGTGAATAAAACATGTGCgtgtttttaattcaaatatcttCGACGAgaattatcattaaataaatgccAAAACACCGTGTTTCACGGCTGATATAATGATATGGCTCTTTTTCATACCATTATTATTTTCCCAAGGTTTGGAAATATATAGTTGCAAGTTCCATGGCGTTACTTTATTATTCTTCGTCAAACTACCTGGTTACATACATGAAAGAACAGGGGCTCGGCATCTTCCATATATCCTGTACTAGAGAACATAATGTTAGGGTTGGCGCCCAGGGCGAGCACCGTGTCGACGGACGCCTCTAGGCGGCCCTCTGCCAGCGCAAGGAGGAGCGGTCTTGGCGCCGCGCGCGGCTTGTGGCTGTGATGGGTTGGGTGTAGGGGCGGACCTCCATCGCTCATGTGGTCCTTTGTTTCCACGTCCAGCATTGCCAATGTCTCCGCTGCAAATATGGAAATGTTTCAACTTGCAGCAGTTTAGAATTAAAGAAAGATCTTGAACACATTTAAGCCTAAGTCTTTCTAAGCTTATAAAATGTTACTATCAATAGGCAACAAAGTCTTGAAAACCGACTGCCAATTGTAAGacatttatgttgaaatgataaAGAC from Mya arenaria isolate MELC-2E11 chromosome 3, ASM2691426v1 harbors:
- the LOC128227338 gene encoding uncharacterized protein LOC128227338; the protein is MDLSKTKLYKAIKDPSLSASEVWRMCKEYVSSRKNINVMDRTSGETFLHVLAGHGGHVLTPWGVSTVYLLASSGLNLDARDTHGDTCLHKAVRVPGSFRVVEALMRCGVDPLIRNNDGRTADEVLQTEQPSDWRHTLHWYNKYAPGLYHAAISKNGATWSVERLLKGWCRARLTRPDGQEVALAGRLPIADATRDMLRKYEVTNEFVISMLAGKHMDLDAETLAMLDVETKDHMSDGGPPLHPTHHSHKPRAAPRPLLLALAEGRLEASVDTVLALGANPNIMFSSTGYMEDAEPLFFHLISSEPRPPDTLVHKVLRVADMSVRNQSGQTLLFRAIDRDLSSQFIRALFKYGVDVAARDAKGRTARDYAENLKKTKYLTTIDEHVTEIVKECDLEKLQSIVFQGYDHILDITDNKGINITQTFRHFQTLNPNKEEMVLFMEKIRAIQHQVMMMLRAADTGGTEELRRLASRKLVCARDKCGRTVLHKAILNKKKELIKFIIQTYGHIIDVQDNLGRVALHYAYLVTEGTSLVNYLQLHGADTNVSDWAGRLPAAYQVDACGKDEYIRLQRALNAFTMDVYLAETNFEHSLNKAVKRGDVRDVEDLVHGLTDRGDVNRYANVLFTCVDTGRQSIAVCLIRHGMRTDIYKQYETCDSRSSACSTYTCDHVLTSLYTRAKQMKCLEVLKAISDVSEKSSDVEVDGRPSIRGPSTMDQFSLLGMV